One genomic window of Desulfuromonas sp. AOP6 includes the following:
- a CDS encoding NifB/NifX family molybdenum-iron cluster-binding protein — protein sequence MRIAITARGSHPSSEVDESFGRAYWFLLFDTKTESYVAVDNTVIRNSQENAGVKAAELLKERNVNILLTGETGPKAFRSLVEKGIKVFHGASGSVEDTLNAWLEKGMIEAEHANSPGSPYCLVVQSKTLQVDAPKVLLDLLKP from the coding sequence GTGAGGATCGCTATAACAGCCAGAGGTTCCCACCCTTCCAGTGAAGTTGATGAAAGCTTTGGGCGGGCTTATTGGTTTCTGCTTTTTGATACGAAAACTGAAAGCTATGTAGCTGTCGATAATACCGTTATCAGAAACTCGCAGGAGAATGCCGGAGTAAAAGCTGCAGAGCTACTGAAGGAGCGAAACGTCAATATATTGTTGACTGGAGAGACAGGCCCCAAAGCTTTTCGCTCTCTAGTGGAGAAAGGGATAAAGGTGTTTCATGGTGCTTCTGGATCTGTTGAAGATACTCTGAATGCCTGGCTGGAAAAAGGGATGATAGAAGCAGAACACGCTAACAGCCCGGGTAGTCCTTATTGCCTGGTCGTTCAATCAAAAACACTGCAGGTCGATGCTCCGAAAGTTTTGCTCGATTTGTTGAAGCCATAG
- a CDS encoding cytochrome c3 family protein, producing MKFCRILTVVLGVWLLGTAVPALAKMAPDPNACLQCHADVVSASDFMDSVHGKNACTSCHVEVTDLDEHLAGNIEIGAVNCATCHSNEHRDHADSVHAESGIGCIECHSDIHGQAKLSGSKVAVVEKCSECHDVESYVQSSHGLAIAAGKNDSAACNDCHGIHGVARVPDPETSEGGAFKTAACIECHADEEKMEHAGVNPHAVETYLESYHGKNYRLGFPQQSAGCADCHSAHGVLPPSHAESTIGEAKIVDTCAACHPKATSQFTKFYAHGDHGDRENYPIMYYTFISMTGLLIGTFTVFWIHTLLWMFRGFVENRQKAAALAAGHEAHHIPEAHKQYRRFEKRHIFLHLTVIISFLGLSLTGLPLKFADQPWAQTMMSFFGGVHYAGLIHRGCAILTFYYFVGAILMSIDFLFIRRDIKAHPFVRLFGPDSLMPNFRDVRDVTAMVRWFFFKGPKPAFERWTYWEKFDFLAVFWGMFAIGGSGLMLWFPEIFGTFLPGWMFNVATIVHSDEALLATGFIFTVHFFNTHGRPEKFPMDFVIFNGQMTKEEFIEERGDQWKRYEEEGTTENYVVTKPSGVLYDFFFKGFGFLAFFTGITLAILMLYAFISG from the coding sequence ATGAAGTTCTGCCGAATTCTCACTGTAGTCCTTGGTGTTTGGCTACTGGGTACTGCCGTCCCTGCCCTGGCCAAAATGGCCCCCGATCCGAATGCATGCCTTCAGTGTCATGCAGATGTGGTATCCGCCTCCGATTTTATGGATTCGGTCCATGGAAAAAATGCCTGCACAAGCTGCCATGTGGAGGTTACCGATCTCGATGAGCACTTGGCAGGGAACATTGAGATCGGGGCTGTAAATTGTGCTACTTGCCATTCCAATGAGCACCGGGACCATGCTGATAGTGTGCATGCGGAAAGTGGTATAGGCTGCATCGAATGCCACTCTGACATTCATGGGCAGGCAAAATTAAGTGGATCTAAAGTAGCTGTGGTCGAAAAATGCAGTGAGTGCCACGATGTTGAAAGCTACGTTCAATCAAGTCATGGTCTGGCCATCGCAGCTGGGAAAAATGATTCGGCCGCCTGTAACGATTGTCATGGGATTCACGGCGTGGCCAGAGTGCCAGATCCTGAAACATCAGAAGGTGGTGCCTTTAAGACAGCGGCATGCATCGAGTGTCATGCGGATGAAGAGAAGATGGAACATGCTGGTGTTAATCCGCATGCAGTAGAAACCTACCTGGAGAGCTATCATGGCAAGAACTACCGACTAGGATTTCCCCAGCAATCTGCTGGGTGTGCCGATTGCCATAGCGCCCACGGCGTCCTGCCCCCAAGCCATGCTGAGTCAACTATCGGTGAAGCAAAAATAGTAGACACCTGTGCTGCTTGCCATCCTAAAGCTACCAGTCAATTCACTAAATTTTACGCCCATGGAGACCACGGAGATCGGGAAAATTATCCGATCATGTACTATACCTTCATCAGTATGACCGGCCTTCTGATCGGAACTTTTACAGTGTTCTGGATTCACACGCTCCTGTGGATGTTCCGTGGATTTGTGGAGAACAGGCAGAAGGCAGCAGCTCTTGCCGCCGGACATGAAGCGCATCATATTCCCGAGGCGCATAAACAATATCGTCGATTTGAAAAAAGGCACATTTTCTTGCACCTTACCGTCATCATCAGCTTTCTTGGGCTATCGCTTACTGGCTTGCCCCTGAAGTTTGCGGATCAGCCTTGGGCCCAGACGATGATGTCTTTCTTTGGTGGCGTGCATTACGCCGGCCTCATTCACCGCGGGTGCGCTATCCTGACCTTCTACTATTTCGTGGGCGCCATCCTCATGAGCATTGATTTCCTTTTTATCCGCAGGGATATCAAGGCGCATCCGTTTGTAAGACTCTTCGGCCCAGATTCTTTGATGCCAAACTTCAGGGATGTCCGTGATGTGACCGCGATGGTTCGCTGGTTCTTCTTCAAAGGGCCAAAGCCAGCCTTTGAGCGCTGGACCTACTGGGAGAAATTCGACTTCCTGGCGGTCTTCTGGGGTATGTTCGCCATCGGCGGCTCAGGCCTCATGTTATGGTTCCCCGAGATTTTCGGGACATTCCTGCCCGGTTGGATGTTCAACGTTGCCACCATCGTTCATTCGGACGAAGCTCTGTTGGCTACCGGGTTCATTTTCACTGTTCATTTCTTTAATACCCACGGGCGACCCGAAAAGTTCCCCATGGACTTCGTTATCTTCAATGGTCAGATGACCAAGGAAGAATTTATTGAAGAGCGCGGCGATCAATGGAAGCGCTACGAAGAGGAAGGTACAACGGAGAATTATGTGGTGACCAAGCCAAGTGGAGTGCTGTATGACTTCTTCTTCAAAGGGTTTGGGTTCCTCGCCTTCTTCACAGGGATAACTTTGGCTATCCTGATGCTGTACGCTTTCATCAGCGGGTAA
- a CDS encoding tetratricopeptide repeat protein — protein sequence MAQDIQIYFQAFQRIADLEDTSSVDAIALSRQMARDARDHGDEGFALFFEGEAFCLEGDLKQGERLLAEAIEKAPPADFLYANYGVVLSIRGRVRESIAMLDRALQLNGRNVTALGQKGVCLSKLMMDDLALQCFDRVLDIEPENTHAIRNKGVSLSRLRREEEALSCFDKALAINPNDQHALSEKQILLDEIRLKGTPLGWLLLWLRKVVTPALKRVFHKGY from the coding sequence ATGGCTCAGGACATTCAAATATATTTTCAGGCTTTTCAACGGATTGCCGATCTTGAAGACACCAGTTCTGTTGACGCCATTGCCTTGTCCCGACAAATGGCCAGGGACGCCCGTGACCATGGGGATGAAGGATTTGCCCTGTTTTTTGAGGGCGAGGCTTTTTGTCTGGAAGGAGACTTGAAGCAGGGAGAGCGACTTCTGGCAGAGGCAATTGAAAAAGCGCCCCCTGCCGATTTCCTGTATGCCAACTACGGAGTCGTTCTTTCTATCCGGGGACGTGTGCGGGAATCCATTGCCATGCTGGACAGGGCCCTGCAGTTGAATGGCAGAAACGTAACGGCACTGGGCCAAAAAGGCGTCTGCCTATCCAAACTGATGATGGATGACCTGGCCCTTCAGTGCTTCGACCGCGTTTTAGATATCGAACCGGAAAACACTCATGCCATCCGTAACAAGGGGGTTTCCCTGTCGCGCCTGCGGCGGGAGGAAGAGGCCTTATCCTGCTTCGATAAAGCTTTGGCCATCAACCCGAACGACCAGCACGCCTTATCGGAAAAACAGATCCTGCTCGATGAAATACGCCTTAAAGGCACACCGCTTGGCTGGCTGCTTCTTTGGTTAAGGAAGGTTGTCACACCGGCCTTGAAAAGAGTTTTTCACAAAGGGTATTAG
- the atpE gene encoding ATP synthase F0 subunit C — translation MEFFAWCMIAAGFGMAIGSFGTGLGQGIAIKSAVEGVARNPGASGKILTTMMIGLAMIESLAIYVFVVAMIILFANPFTDNVLQLLAK, via the coding sequence ATGGAATTTTTTGCTTGGTGCATGATCGCTGCAGGTTTCGGGATGGCTATCGGTTCTTTTGGTACCGGCCTTGGCCAGGGTATTGCTATTAAAAGCGCCGTTGAAGGCGTGGCCCGCAACCCCGGCGCCAGCGGCAAAATTCTGACCACCATGATGATTGGTCTGGCGATGATCGAGTCCCTCGCTATCTACGTTTTCGTTGTAGCGATGATCATCCTCTTCGCCAACCCCTTCACCGACAACGTTCTGCAACTTCTCGCGAAGTAA
- the atpB gene encoding F0F1 ATP synthase subunit A, with translation MTHPFLFLQWLEQQLHTHIGEHVTYTWFVMIVLVLVAFLASRSVQAVPKGMQNFMEVVVTGVENLIEETMGPKGKAYFPLIATFALFILVSNLIALIPGFYPPTANLNTNAALALTVFAMTHIIGVKEHGIGYLKHFMGPILVLAPLIFIIEIIGHLARPLSLSLRLFGNMYGHEIVLMIFLALVPFLLPVPMMMMGVLIAFIQTFVFTLLAMIYIAGALEEAH, from the coding sequence ATGACGCACCCGTTTCTCTTTTTGCAATGGCTCGAACAGCAACTTCATACCCACATCGGTGAACATGTCACCTACACCTGGTTCGTCATGATCGTTCTCGTTCTGGTCGCCTTTCTCGCCTCACGCAGCGTGCAAGCCGTCCCGAAAGGAATGCAGAACTTCATGGAAGTTGTCGTCACCGGCGTCGAAAACCTCATAGAAGAGACCATGGGTCCCAAGGGCAAGGCCTACTTCCCGCTGATTGCCACCTTTGCTCTTTTCATACTGGTTTCAAACCTGATTGCCCTTATCCCTGGTTTCTACCCTCCTACTGCCAACCTTAATACCAACGCCGCTCTGGCTCTGACTGTTTTCGCCATGACCCATATTATTGGCGTCAAGGAGCATGGCATCGGCTATCTGAAGCATTTCATGGGACCCATTCTTGTACTGGCTCCCCTCATTTTTATCATTGAAATTATCGGCCACCTGGCCCGGCCCCTGTCTCTTTCTCTGCGTCTATTCGGGAACATGTACGGACATGAAATCGTACTCATGATTTTCCTGGCCCTCGTTCCCTTCCTGCTTCCGGTGCCAATGATGATGATGGGAGTGCTGATTGCCTTTATCCAGACTTTCGTTTTCACTCTGCTGGCGATGATTTATATTGCTGGCGCCCTTGAAGAAGCACACTAA
- a CDS encoding ATP synthase subunit I has protein sequence MNEDSLLRDLSRRNWLILGILVVLSGISASPPIILGVLTGGIVAISGFHWLHFSLKKLIGDPQQHSTRGFKLSYVIRLGALATALVVLIVIFKVHPVGLALGLSVVVINIIWTTLKRSF, from the coding sequence ATGAATGAGGACAGCCTGCTGCGCGATCTTTCTCGCCGCAACTGGCTCATTCTCGGAATCCTGGTGGTTCTCAGCGGTATCAGTGCTTCACCACCCATTATTCTTGGGGTGTTAACCGGAGGAATTGTTGCTATATCGGGTTTCCATTGGCTGCATTTTTCCCTGAAAAAGCTTATAGGAGATCCACAGCAACATTCCACCAGAGGCTTTAAACTCAGCTACGTTATTCGGCTGGGAGCCTTGGCCACAGCCTTGGTTGTACTGATTGTCATATTTAAAGTACACCCTGTCGGTCTGGCCTTAGGATTGTCGGTTGTGGTTATCAATATTATCTGGACGACCCTGAAACGTTCTTTCTGA
- a CDS encoding AtpZ/AtpI family protein — MAKDRSQLIKSVGFLSSVGISMVASTFIGLAMGYYLDRWLGTSPWLTLIFLLLGIVSGFRNIYILTNRELKRQEMENQDPSKYE, encoded by the coding sequence ATGGCTAAAGACAGAAGTCAACTGATCAAGTCCGTCGGATTCCTGTCGAGCGTGGGAATATCCATGGTTGCCAGCACCTTTATCGGTCTGGCCATGGGTTACTACCTTGACAGATGGCTCGGCACCTCGCCCTGGCTCACCCTCATATTCCTTCTCCTGGGCATCGTCTCTGGTTTTCGGAATATTTACATTCTGACCAATCGCGAGCTCAAACGACAGGAGATGGAAAATCAGGATCCCAGCAAATATGAATGA
- a CDS encoding RNA methyltransferase, translating to MNISLAHISVILVEPQSPGNIGMVCRAMANFGCKDLRLVNPCLHLHPEARKFAVAANHLLGEARLFPSLTAAIDDLTLSVATTRRPGRLRGDLLDISKVPTLQQKLPPEGRLGLIFGREDSGLTSDEVALCSHAASVETSLELGSLNLAQAVILFLYELSRTPKTSSSTIMAPTPRQGEMEELFGQVESILTRIAFLNPARPEAVMNRIRQLMHRAAPSQDDLSLLRGLCSQLSWSLRDWKGRKRGSS from the coding sequence ATGAACATTTCATTGGCCCATATCAGCGTTATCCTGGTAGAGCCGCAAAGCCCCGGCAATATCGGCATGGTGTGCAGGGCCATGGCCAACTTCGGCTGCAAAGACTTGCGTCTTGTCAACCCTTGCCTGCATCTGCACCCCGAGGCCAGAAAGTTCGCCGTAGCAGCCAACCACCTCCTCGGCGAGGCCCGCCTTTTCCCCAGCTTGACCGCCGCCATCGACGACCTGACCCTGTCTGTGGCTACCACGCGTCGCCCAGGAAGGCTCAGGGGCGATCTTCTGGATATCTCCAAGGTTCCCACTCTGCAGCAAAAACTGCCTCCCGAGGGTCGACTCGGCCTCATCTTTGGTCGGGAAGACTCTGGACTGACCAGTGACGAGGTCGCGCTTTGCTCGCACGCCGCCAGCGTCGAGACCTCCTTGGAGCTCGGGTCCCTCAACCTTGCCCAGGCCGTTATACTCTTTCTGTACGAGTTGAGTCGCACCCCTAAGACCAGCTCCTCGACTATCATGGCGCCAACTCCTCGTCAGGGTGAGATGGAAGAACTCTTTGGCCAGGTGGAATCGATCTTGACCCGCATCGCCTTCCTCAATCCTGCTCGCCCTGAAGCTGTTATGAACCGAATAAGGCAACTCATGCATCGGGCCGCACCCAGCCAGGATGACCTTTCTTTACTACGAGGTCTCTGCAGCCAACTGTCCTGGAGCCTGCGTGACTGGAAGGGCAGAAAACGTGGATCCAGCTGA
- the hemL gene encoding glutamate-1-semialdehyde 2,1-aminomutase — protein sequence MNHSNSTTLFTQAKKTIPGGVNSPVRAFKSVGCDPVFISRAQGSHLYDVDGNSYIDYVGSWGPMILGHCHPKVVEAIKSAADSGASFGAPTEKEITLAEMVCEAYPNIEKVRMVSSGTEATMSAIRLARGFTGRDKIIKFDGCYHGHADSLLVKAGSGAATFGVPTSPGVPADFAKHTLTATYNDLEDVTRLAEANKGAVACIILEPIAGNMGCVPPRDGFLAGLRSLCDREGILLIVDEVMTGFRVAYGGAQERFGVRGDLVCLGKIIGGGLPVGAFGGKREIMDHLSPEGGVYQAGTLSGNPLAMSAGIATLELLKEDGFYQRIEEKSAYLEKGLIEAAKAAPFATCWQRVGGMFCTYFTEGPVYSFADASKSDTASFGKFFRSMLDRGVNLAPSQFEAGFMSVAHTTDDLDKTVEAAYASFKGLNANG from the coding sequence ATGAATCACTCGAATTCAACCACACTCTTTACCCAGGCGAAGAAAACCATACCCGGTGGGGTCAACAGTCCTGTCAGGGCCTTCAAGTCCGTTGGTTGTGACCCTGTTTTCATCAGTCGGGCCCAGGGCTCTCATCTTTACGACGTTGATGGTAACAGCTACATCGACTATGTTGGCTCCTGGGGGCCCATGATTCTCGGGCACTGCCATCCCAAGGTTGTCGAGGCCATCAAATCCGCGGCTGACAGCGGCGCCTCTTTCGGAGCCCCTACCGAAAAAGAAATCACCTTGGCCGAGATGGTCTGTGAAGCCTATCCCAACATTGAAAAGGTGCGCATGGTTTCATCTGGCACCGAAGCGACCATGAGCGCCATCCGCCTGGCCCGTGGCTTCACCGGTCGGGACAAGATCATCAAGTTTGACGGCTGCTACCATGGCCATGCCGACTCCCTGCTGGTGAAAGCCGGCTCTGGGGCTGCCACCTTTGGCGTCCCGACTTCTCCTGGCGTGCCGGCAGATTTTGCCAAACACACCCTCACCGCTACTTACAACGACCTTGAGGACGTTACGCGCCTCGCCGAGGCCAACAAGGGCGCGGTGGCCTGCATTATCCTTGAACCGATCGCCGGCAACATGGGGTGCGTACCTCCCAGGGATGGCTTCCTCGCCGGTTTGCGATCTCTCTGTGACCGCGAGGGCATTCTCCTCATTGTTGACGAGGTCATGACCGGTTTCCGTGTTGCCTATGGGGGCGCGCAGGAACGCTTTGGTGTCCGTGGCGACCTCGTCTGTCTTGGCAAGATTATTGGCGGCGGCCTTCCGGTCGGCGCTTTTGGCGGCAAACGCGAAATCATGGACCATCTATCCCCCGAAGGAGGCGTTTATCAGGCCGGAACGCTCTCGGGCAATCCGCTGGCCATGAGCGCCGGTATCGCCACCTTGGAACTTCTGAAAGAAGATGGCTTCTATCAGCGCATTGAAGAAAAAAGCGCCTATCTTGAAAAAGGCCTTATCGAGGCGGCCAAGGCCGCACCTTTTGCCACCTGCTGGCAGCGCGTCGGCGGCATGTTCTGCACCTACTTCACCGAGGGGCCCGTTTACTCTTTTGCCGATGCCTCCAAAAGCGATACGGCTTCCTTTGGCAAATTCTTCCGTTCGATGCTCGACAGGGGCGTCAATCTGGCACCGAGTCAGTTCGAGGCCGGGTTCATGAGCGTGGCCCACACCACCGACGATCTGGACAAGACTGTCGAGGCCGCCTACGCATCTTTCAAAGGGCTGAATGCCAACGGCTAA
- the rsxA gene encoding electron transport complex subunit RsxA codes for MAELLLILVGAIFVNNFVLARFLGICPFLGVSKKVETALGMGMAVTFVMTIAAVVTWFIQYFILNPFGLEYLQTIAFILVIASLVQLVEMVIQKASPVLYQSLGIFLPLITTNCAVLGLAVLNIQKEYSFLESVIFAIGAALGFTLAMVLFAGLRERVDMCPVPPSFKGTAIALVTAGLLSLAFMGFAGLVKG; via the coding sequence ATGGCCGAGCTTTTACTGATTCTGGTCGGTGCCATTTTCGTCAATAACTTTGTTCTTGCACGATTTCTTGGCATCTGTCCTTTCCTTGGAGTCTCCAAAAAAGTCGAAACGGCCCTCGGGATGGGGATGGCGGTCACTTTCGTCATGACCATCGCCGCGGTGGTCACCTGGTTTATTCAATACTTCATTCTCAATCCTTTTGGTCTCGAATATTTACAGACCATCGCTTTTATCCTGGTCATTGCCTCTCTCGTTCAATTGGTCGAGATGGTCATACAGAAAGCCAGTCCCGTACTTTACCAGTCCCTCGGCATTTTTCTCCCCCTTATAACCACCAATTGTGCGGTGCTTGGCCTGGCGGTGCTGAATATCCAGAAGGAGTACTCCTTCCTCGAAAGCGTCATTTTTGCCATAGGCGCGGCGCTGGGTTTTACGCTGGCCATGGTCCTTTTTGCCGGTTTGCGGGAGCGGGTAGATATGTGTCCTGTACCACCAAGTTTTAAGGGAACAGCCATCGCTCTGGTGACGGCCGGATTATTGTCATTGGCATTTATGGGTTTTGCCGGGCTGGTCAAAGGCTAA
- a CDS encoding RnfABCDGE type electron transport complex subunit B, with protein sequence MLEAVISLGGIGFLAAVALGAAAKKFAVEVDPREAAILEVLSGANCGACGYPGCGAYAKAVVSGEAAPTLCPAGGAATVRDISRIMGVEAVAADPETAVVLCQGDNESARVKYHYLGLEDCQAAQKIAEGPKTCPGGCLGLGSCVRACPFEAIEITARGLAVIDRERCTGCRKCVSVCPRSVIRMTPRLATVHVLCNSQDKGVLVRKYCQIGCISCQICKKTAPEAYVIENNLARVEYAHHEDAALAVTKCPTKCILDFSQAYPPGSQCVPSSPQPTAGDL encoded by the coding sequence ATGTTGGAAGCTGTAATCAGCCTGGGCGGGATCGGATTTTTGGCAGCTGTGGCCTTGGGTGCTGCCGCCAAAAAGTTTGCCGTCGAAGTAGATCCCAGAGAAGCCGCCATCCTGGAGGTTTTATCTGGAGCCAACTGCGGCGCTTGCGGATATCCCGGTTGCGGTGCCTATGCTAAGGCCGTTGTGTCTGGCGAGGCCGCCCCGACCCTGTGTCCTGCCGGCGGGGCTGCTACGGTTCGCGATATTTCCCGCATTATGGGAGTAGAGGCCGTAGCGGCAGACCCCGAGACAGCGGTCGTTCTTTGCCAGGGAGACAACGAGTCGGCCCGCGTGAAATATCACTATCTCGGCCTGGAGGATTGTCAGGCTGCCCAAAAGATTGCCGAAGGGCCCAAAACCTGTCCGGGTGGCTGCCTTGGGCTGGGATCCTGCGTCCGCGCCTGTCCCTTCGAGGCGATAGAGATTACAGCTAGAGGGCTCGCCGTTATCGATCGGGAGAGATGCACGGGCTGCCGGAAATGCGTATCCGTCTGCCCCCGCTCCGTTATCCGCATGACTCCAAGACTCGCCACGGTCCATGTGCTGTGCAACAGTCAGGACAAAGGGGTCCTCGTGCGGAAATATTGCCAGATTGGCTGCATCAGCTGTCAAATCTGCAAAAAAACAGCGCCTGAAGCCTATGTTATCGAAAACAACCTGGCTCGGGTTGAGTATGCTCACCATGAAGATGCGGCGCTGGCCGTGACCAAATGTCCGACCAAGTGCATCTTGGATTTTTCCCAGGCATATCCGCCGGGGAGCCAATGTGTGCCATCTTCCCCGCAACCCACGGCAGGCGACCTGTAG